From one Gammaproteobacteria bacterium genomic stretch:
- the pheA gene encoding prephenate dehydratase codes for MSNNEEQLSKIRQKIDSLDIQIQELINQRAACADEVARIKESEGSEKAIFYRPEREAQVLRAVKARNKGPLAAEEMARLFREIMSACLAHELPMRIGFLGPEGTYTHAAVLKHFGHSVKCHPLSTIDEVFREVEAGAVNYGVVPVENSTEGVVNHTLDSFMNSSLSVCGEVELRIHHCLLSLATDRKNIKRIYSHQQSLAQCREWLDANIYYAERIAVSSNAEAARLAAQDSEAAAIASATAADIYKLNVLASNIEDHPDNTTRFLIIGNRPVPASGDDKTSLLVSTVNKAGSLHSLLSPFVRHGISMARIESRPSRRAVWEYVFFIDVNGHADDPDVAAALRDLNKEAAMMRLLGSYPKAVL; via the coding sequence ATGAGCAACAACGAAGAGCAACTATCAAAAATCCGCCAAAAAATAGACTCTCTGGATATTCAAATTCAGGAGTTGATCAACCAGCGCGCCGCCTGTGCGGATGAGGTTGCACGGATTAAAGAGAGTGAAGGGTCAGAAAAAGCCATTTTTTACCGCCCTGAGCGTGAGGCACAGGTGCTGCGAGCGGTCAAAGCGCGCAACAAAGGGCCACTTGCTGCGGAGGAGATGGCTCGCCTGTTTCGTGAAATTATGTCAGCGTGTCTCGCGCATGAGTTGCCTATGCGTATCGGCTTTCTTGGCCCGGAAGGGACTTACACTCATGCGGCTGTGCTTAAACATTTCGGACACTCGGTTAAATGCCACCCACTCTCAACGATCGATGAAGTCTTTCGCGAGGTTGAGGCAGGTGCGGTCAATTATGGTGTAGTGCCCGTTGAAAACTCAACAGAAGGGGTGGTCAACCACACCCTTGATAGCTTTATGAACTCATCACTCTCTGTTTGCGGTGAGGTAGAGCTGCGTATTCATCACTGCCTGCTCTCTCTGGCAACCGACCGAAAAAATATCAAGCGCATCTATAGCCATCAGCAGTCATTGGCTCAATGCAGAGAGTGGCTGGATGCAAACATCTACTACGCAGAGCGTATAGCGGTTAGCAGCAATGCTGAAGCAGCTCGCTTGGCGGCTCAAGATAGTGAAGCAGCGGCAATTGCCAGTGCTACCGCAGCTGACATTTATAAGCTGAACGTGTTGGCCAGCAATATCGAAGATCACCCGGACAATACCACCCGCTTCTTGATTATCGGCAATCGCCCGGTGCCTGCAAGTGGCGATGATAAGACCTCTCTACTTGTTTCAACGGTCAATAAAGCCGGCTCACTGCACAGCCTGCTCTCTCCTTTTGTGAGGCACGGTATCTCAATGGCGCGTATTGAGTCCCGCCCCTCCCGACGTGCGGTATGGGAGTACGTCTTTTTTATTGATGTCAATGGCCACGCCGATGACCCAGATGTAGCTGCAGCACTTCGCGACCTGAATAAGGAAGCGGCCATGATGCGCCTGCTAGGCTCATATCCTAAAGCTGTATTATAG
- the gyrA gene encoding DNA gyrase subunit A has translation MDTFAKEVIPVNLEDEMKQSYLDYAMSVIVGRALPDVRDGLKPVHRRVLYAMSVLGNDWNKAYKKSARVVGDVIGKYHPHGDTAVYDTIVRMAQPFSLRYMLVDGQGNFGSVDGDSPAAMRYTEVRMSRIAHEMLADLDKETVDFTPNYDETEHEPAVFPARIPCLLINGSAGIAVGMATNIPPHNLTEVINACLAIVDNPEIDIDGLMEHVPGPDFPTAAFINGAKGIHEAYHTGRGRIYVRSRSHVETASNGKQSIVVTELPYQVNKARLLEKIAELVKDKKIEGITELRDESDKDGMRMVIELRRGEVAEVTLNNLYQQTQMQNVFGINMVALIDGQPRILNLKQILEAFVRHRREVVTRRTIFELRKARERAHLLEGLAVALASIDPIIALIKAAPSPAEAKAQLISTPWLAGVVLDMLQRAGAEASRPDGLAKEFGLIGDYYHLSEAQAQAILDLRLHRLTGLEQDKILSEYKGLMVIIEDLLDILGSQVRLMQVIRDELLAIRDQYGDERRTEILQSRLNLTLEDLITEEEVVVTLSHEGYAKAQPLTDYRAQRRGGKGKSATSMKEEDFIDKLFIANTHDTILCFSSRGRVYWKKVYELPQASRAARGKPIVNLLPLEEGERINAILPIRTFEEDKFIFMATSSGVVKKTSLKNFSRPRSNGIIAVELREGDQLIGVDITDGEKDIMMFASNGKAVRFSESKVRAMGRTACGVRGIRLAEGERVISLVIVEPGCILTATEHGYGKRTAIDEYPCKGRGGQGVISIQSSERNGAVVGAVLVTDEDDLMLISNAGTLVRTPAADVSTMSRNTQGVRLIRLASDELLVGVERIVEPPMDDDEVAASDEALESDGDES, from the coding sequence ATGGATACATTTGCTAAAGAAGTTATTCCGGTCAATCTCGAAGATGAGATGAAGCAGTCTTACCTTGACTATGCCATGAGCGTCATCGTTGGACGTGCGCTGCCTGATGTGCGAGATGGCTTGAAGCCGGTTCATCGTCGCGTGCTCTATGCTATGTCGGTGCTGGGCAATGACTGGAACAAAGCGTATAAAAAGTCGGCACGCGTGGTGGGCGATGTTATTGGTAAATATCATCCTCATGGAGATACCGCCGTTTATGACACCATTGTACGCATGGCGCAGCCATTTTCACTGCGTTATATGCTGGTGGATGGTCAAGGTAACTTCGGTTCGGTAGATGGTGATTCACCCGCAGCGATGCGTTATACGGAAGTGCGTATGTCACGTATCGCTCATGAAATGCTGGCTGATCTTGATAAAGAGACGGTTGATTTCACCCCCAACTACGATGAAACCGAGCACGAGCCTGCGGTTTTTCCGGCAAGAATTCCCTGTTTGCTGATCAATGGTTCAGCGGGTATTGCGGTGGGTATGGCGACCAATATTCCACCACATAATCTCACCGAAGTGATTAACGCCTGTTTAGCGATTGTTGATAATCCTGAGATAGATATTGATGGTTTGATGGAGCATGTGCCGGGCCCGGATTTTCCAACCGCAGCCTTTATCAATGGTGCAAAGGGAATTCATGAGGCCTACCACACCGGTCGTGGCCGTATCTATGTGCGCTCGCGCAGTCATGTTGAGACGGCCAGCAATGGCAAGCAGTCGATTGTTGTGACCGAACTGCCATACCAAGTTAATAAAGCGCGCCTGTTAGAGAAAATTGCGGAGCTGGTTAAGGATAAAAAAATCGAGGGAATTACCGAGCTGCGTGATGAGTCTGATAAAGATGGTATGCGGATGGTCATTGAATTACGCCGGGGTGAGGTGGCTGAGGTGACATTGAATAACCTCTATCAGCAGACCCAGATGCAGAATGTATTCGGTATCAATATGGTCGCCTTGATAGATGGCCAGCCGCGAATCCTCAACCTGAAGCAGATTCTTGAGGCGTTTGTACGCCACCGCCGTGAAGTGGTAACCCGCCGCACGATCTTTGAACTAAGAAAAGCCCGTGAACGTGCTCATTTACTGGAAGGACTGGCGGTAGCACTGGCCAGTATTGATCCGATTATTGCTCTGATTAAAGCAGCCCCCAGCCCTGCGGAAGCGAAAGCACAACTGATCAGCACGCCATGGCTGGCCGGTGTGGTGCTGGATATGCTGCAACGTGCAGGCGCTGAGGCCTCGCGCCCCGACGGTCTGGCTAAAGAGTTTGGCTTGATTGGTGATTATTACCACCTTTCAGAAGCACAAGCACAAGCTATTCTTGACCTTCGTCTACACCGTTTGACAGGGCTTGAGCAAGATAAAATATTAAGCGAATACAAAGGGTTGATGGTTATTATTGAGGATTTACTTGATATTTTAGGCAGCCAAGTGCGCTTGATGCAAGTGATTCGCGATGAGCTATTGGCGATACGTGATCAATATGGCGATGAGCGTCGCACTGAAATACTACAGTCCCGCCTCAACCTTACTCTTGAAGATCTGATCACCGAAGAGGAGGTCGTGGTCACTCTCTCCCACGAAGGCTATGCCAAAGCACAACCGTTGACTGACTACCGTGCCCAGCGTCGCGGTGGCAAGGGTAAATCTGCCACCAGTATGAAAGAAGAGGATTTCATCGATAAACTCTTCATCGCCAATACCCACGACACGATTCTCTGTTTCTCCAGCCGTGGCCGGGTCTATTGGAAAAAAGTATATGAGTTGCCACAAGCAAGTCGTGCGGCCCGTGGTAAGCCGATTGTAAACTTGCTGCCACTGGAAGAGGGGGAGCGGATCAATGCCATTTTACCGATTCGTACCTTCGAAGAGGATAAGTTTATCTTTATGGCCACTTCAAGTGGTGTTGTTAAGAAGACATCACTGAAAAACTTCTCCCGCCCACGCAGTAACGGTATTATCGCCGTAGAGCTGCGTGAGGGAGATCAATTGATTGGTGTTGATATCACCGATGGCGAAAAAGATATCATGATGTTTGCCAGTAATGGCAAAGCGGTGCGCTTTAGTGAGAGTAAAGTCCGGGCAATGGGACGCACCGCTTGTGGTGTGCGCGGTATCAGGCTGGCGGAGGGTGAGCGCGTTATTTCACTGGTCATTGTCGAGCCGGGTTGTATTTTAACTGCGACCGAACATGGCTATGGCAAGCGTACCGCCATTGATGAGTACCCCTGTAAAGGGCGTGGCGGACAGGGCGTTATCTCCATCCAATCCTCAGAGCGTAATGGTGCTGTGGTGGGCGCGGTACTGGTCACCGATGAGGATGATCTAATGCTGATCAGCAATGCCGGGACACTGGTTCGCACCCCTGCCGCCGATGTCTCTACCATGAGTCGTAATACTCAAGGTGTGCGCCTTATCAGGCTGGCAAGTGATGAGTTGCTAGTCGGTGTTGAGCGAATTGTGGAGCCGCCAATGGATGACGATGAGGTAGCTGCCAGTGATGAAGCGCTTGAGTCTGACGGTGATGAAAGCTAA
- the serC gene encoding 3-phosphoserine/phosphohydroxythreonine transaminase: MSRVYNFSAGPAMLPQAVLEIAQREMLDWHGSGMSIMEMSHRGKVFTAVAQKMASDLRDVMSIPDNYQVLFLQGGASSQFAMVPMNLLRGKSVADYINTGDWSRKAIAEAQRFCRVNIVASTEENNFTSAPPQSQLNFDPDAAYVHYVPNETIRGVEFDYIPDTGDVPLIADMSSTLLSRPVDVSRFGMIYAGAQKNIGPAGLTLVIIRDDLLGETLAATPTMFDYKVHADNGSMYNTPPTYGLYLAGLVFAWLKEQGGLPAMEELNRRKAEKLYRAIDDDSFYTNPVTKSQRSWMNVPFILANSTLDALFLQGAESQGMVALKGHRSVGGMRASIYNAMPEAGVDALIAFMAQFSRQHG; encoded by the coding sequence GTGTCCCGGGTTTACAATTTTAGTGCAGGGCCGGCTATGTTACCGCAAGCCGTTTTAGAGATTGCCCAGAGAGAGATGCTTGACTGGCATGGCTCCGGTATGTCGATCATGGAGATGAGCCATCGGGGTAAAGTGTTTACAGCGGTGGCCCAAAAAATGGCATCTGATCTGCGTGATGTGATGTCGATTCCTGATAACTACCAGGTACTCTTTTTACAGGGGGGGGCCTCCAGTCAGTTTGCAATGGTCCCTATGAACTTATTGCGTGGGAAATCGGTAGCCGATTATATCAACACCGGTGATTGGTCACGCAAGGCGATAGCCGAGGCACAGCGATTTTGCCGGGTTAATATTGTCGCCAGCACTGAAGAGAACAACTTTACCTCAGCACCTCCCCAGTCTCAGCTAAACTTTGACCCTGACGCTGCTTATGTACACTATGTACCGAATGAGACTATTCGCGGTGTTGAGTTCGATTACATTCCTGATACCGGTGATGTACCGCTGATCGCTGACATGTCATCCACCCTCTTGTCGCGCCCCGTTGATGTCTCACGGTTCGGGATGATCTATGCGGGGGCACAGAAAAATATTGGCCCTGCCGGTTTGACGCTGGTGATCATTCGTGATGATTTGCTGGGTGAGACGTTGGCCGCTACCCCGACGATGTTTGATTACAAGGTACATGCCGATAATGGCTCCATGTATAACACCCCACCGACGTATGGACTCTACCTGGCAGGATTGGTTTTTGCCTGGTTGAAAGAGCAGGGCGGCCTGCCCGCGATGGAGGAGCTGAACAGACGCAAAGCGGAAAAACTCTACCGGGCCATTGATGATGATTCGTTTTACACTAACCCGGTTACAAAAAGCCAACGCTCTTGGATGAATGTGCCCTTTATCCTGGCGAATTCCACGTTAGATGCGCTGTTTTTGCAAGGTGCTGAATCACAAGGGATGGTTGCCTTAAAAGGGCACCGCTCGGTGGGGGGGATGCGTGCAAGTATATACAATGCCATGCCCGAGGCCGGTGTTGATGCACTGATAGCTTTTATGGCGCAGTTTTCCCGGCAGCATGGCTAA